One Brachyhypopomus gauderio isolate BG-103 unplaced genomic scaffold, BGAUD_0.2 sc68, whole genome shotgun sequence DNA window includes the following coding sequences:
- the wdr17 gene encoding WD repeat-containing protein 17 isoform X1, protein MSQVKQVGLLAAGCQPWNKDVCAASGDRFAYCATLAIYVYQLDHRYSEFKLRAIMSEHKKTITAISWCPHDPEVFASASTDHLLIVWNVAEQKAVARLDNTKGVPASISWSWNSGDSVAFVSHRGPLYVWAISGPDAGLTVHKEAHSFLSDICLFRWHPLRKGKVVFGHTDGSLSVFQPGSKHQKHVLRPESLEGTDEEDPVTALEWDPLSTDYLLVANMHNGIRLLDCESLTCVTTFSLPSAAASVQCLAWVPSAPGMFITGDSQVGVLRVWNVSRVTPLDNFKLKKTGFHALHVLNSPPAKKGSSSVSPSKTHHTSSTSEAVPPPGLSQNQAFSLPPGHAVCCFLDGGVGLYDMGSRKWDFLRDLGHVETIFDCKFKPDDPNLLATASFDGTIKVWDINTLTAVYTSPGNEGVIYSLSWAPGDLNCVAGGTSRNGAFIWDVKKGKMITRFNEHGKNGIFCIAWSHKDSKRIATCSGDGFCIIRTIDGKVLHKYKHPAAVFGCDWSQNNKDMIATGCEDKNVRVYYLATSSDQPLKVFTGHTAKVFHVRWSPLREGILCSGSDDGTVRIWDYTQDACINVLSGHTAPVRGLMWNSEVPYLLVSGSWDYTIRVWDTRDGTCLDTVYDHGADVYGLTCHPSRPFTMASCSRDSTVRLWSLTPLIAPLLIRILTDHSWDDIIGNTDRAMVPGTPPRLCGKVTRDIKQELDKLSASDARRKKLRWFSECFSPPGGSHNLWDLVAVIDGQDDSLLPPNYGQGIMHMKHLVRFKTSEAQELTIVKMSKFGGGIGAPSKEERLKAAAEIHLRLGQIQRYCELMVELGEWEKALSVAPGVSMKYWKKLMQRRADQLMQEGNNDVIPYCIATGDVKKLVGFFTSRGQLKEALLVAQAACEGNIHGPQNMSVQHPVSTEKDNTEIYTGLLHGVCKELAEWYFQDGRAVLAACCHLAVDNKELAMASLIRGNELELAVCVGSVLGDSVNRATHYVLELLARKYMTMPTCFPCVGNRDLAARLLMLIPDNELLLARLCAFYPGSTAEINDLHEKCGLPSLEECKDLAETACSEGDVHQAVKYHLLSPDPEKALPIGLAYVKEQLSCPDWTVDSVSPILDLLSYIRTDRLLLTKCSEDRNELLILCGYVGALLAIGRQYSSLVPALYEYTSQLLKRREVAVPLQIEQLSVELEAWRACTHSLNKGTEDLPYTPPTEAQRAEFSQLLRRMGEEPMRGLQGPDYVTGSNLPSHSDVQVSCFTGLRIQGPVFFLEDDKSAISLNDALMWAKVNPFSPLGTGLRLNPF, encoded by the exons ATGTCGCAGGTGAAACAGGTGGGACTGTTGGCTGCCGGTTGCCAGCCATGGAACAAAGACGTGTGTGCAGCCAGTGGAGACAGGTTTGCCTACTGTGCTACGCTCGCTATATACGTATACCAG ctggaccacaggtacAGTGAGTTTAAGCTGAGGGCGATCATGTCGGAGCACAAGAAGACCATCACGGCCATATCGTGGTGTCCACACGACCCGGAGGTCTTCGCCAGCGCCAGCACTGACCACCTCCTCATAGTCTGGAACGTGGCCGAGCAGAAGGCTGTCGCCCGCCTGGACAACACCAAAG GAGTGCCTGCCAGTATCAGCTGGAGCTGGAACTCAGGGGACAGCGTAGCGTTCGTGTCCCACCGCGGGCCGCTCTACGTCTGGGCCATCTCCGGCCCGGACGCCGGCCTCACCGTCCACAAGGAGGCACACAGCTTCCTCTCCGACATCTGCCTGTTCCGCTGGCATCCGCTGAGGAAAGGCAAGGTGGTGTTTGGCCACACTGACGGGAGCCTGTCCGTCTTCCAGCCGG GCTCGAAGCACCAGAAGCACGTGTTGCGCCCGGAGTCTCTGGAAGGGACGGACGAGGAGGACCCGGTGACGGCCCTGGAGTGGGACCCGCTCAGCACGGACTACCTGCTGGTGGCCAACATGCACAACGGCATCCGGCTGCTGGACTGTGAGTCGCTGACGTGTGTGACCACCTTCAGTCTGCCCAGCGCTGCCGCCTCCGTGCAGTGCCTGGCATGGGTGCCCTCAGCACCGGGCATGTTCATCACGGGGG ACTCTCAGGTGGGTGTGCTGAGAGTGTGGAATGTGTCCAGAGTAACACCGCTGGACAACTTCAAGCTGAAGAAGACGGGCTTCCACGCCCTGCACGTTTTAAACTCCCCCCCAGCGAAGAAag GATCCAGCTCAGTCTCCCCGTCTAAGACCCACCACACATCATCGACGAGCGAGGCGGTCCCTCCTCCCGGCCTGTCTCAGAACCAGGCCTTCTCTCTGCCCCCCGGACACGCCGTCTGCTGCTTCCTGGACGGCGGGGTGGGACTGTACGACATGGGCTCCAGAAAATGGGACTTCCTCCGTGACCTG GGTCACGTGGAGACCATATTCGACTGCAAGTTCAAGCCAGACGACCCCAACCTGCTTGCTACAGCCTCCTTCGATGGAACAATCAAAGTGTGGGACATTAACACCCTCACGGCGGTGTACACGTCTCCTGGCAACGAGGGGGTCATCTACTCGCTCTCATGGGCTCCAG GAGACCTGAACTGTGTGGCGGGGGGGACCTCACGGAACGGAGCGTTTATCTGGGACGTCAAAAAAggcaaaatgatcacaagattCAATGAG catGGGAAGAATGGCATCTTTTGCATTGCTTGGAGCCACAAAGATTCCAAAAGAATAGCCACATGCAGTGGGGATGGTTTTTG CATCATTCGGACCATAGATGGCAAAGTGTTACACAAGTACAAGCATCCGGCTGCTGTGTTTGGCTGTGATTGGAGTCAGAATAACAA AGACATGATAGCGACTGGGTGTGAGGACAAGAATGTGAGGGTGTACTATTTGGCCACCAGCTCAGACCAGCCTCTGAAGGTGTTTACGGGCCACACAGCCAAAGTGTTTCACGTGCGTTGGTCTCCTCTCCGAGAGGGGATTCTCTGCAGCGGCTCAGACGATGG gacGGTGCGTATTTGGGACTACACCCAGGATGCCTGCATTAACGTTCTGAGCGGACACACGGCCCCTGTGAGGGGGCTGATGTGGAACTCTGAGGTGCCCTACCTGCTTGTGTCTGGGAGCTGGGACTACACCATCCGTGTGTGGGACACCAGAGATGGGACCTGCCTGGACACTGTCTACGACCACGGGGCTGACGTCTACG GCCTGACGTGTCACCCCAGCCGCCCGTTCACCATGGCCTCCTGCTCCAGAGACTCCACCGTGCGCCTGTGGtccctcactcctctcatcGCCCCCCTACTCATCCGCATCCTCACCGACCACAGCTGGGACGACATCATAGGGAACACGG ATCGGGCGATGGTTCCCGGGACTCCCCCTCGACTCTGTGGGAAGGTCACCAGAGACATCAAGCAGGAGTTGGACAAGCTCTCCGCCAGCGATGCACGGCGGAAGAAACTGCGCTGGTTCTCCGAGTGCTTTTCG CCTCCAGGAGGAAGCCATAACCTGTGGGATCTGGTGGCGGTGATTGACGGGCAAGACGACAGCCTGCTGCCTCCAAATTACGGCCAGGGGATCATGCACATGAAACACCTGGTCCGCTTCAAAACG TCGGAAGCCCAGGAGCTGACCATAGTGAAGATGTCCAAGTTTGGGGGAGGCATCGGCGCACCGAGCAAGGAGGAGCGTCTGAAGGCGGCGGCTGAAATCCACCTGAGACTCGGCCAGATCCAGAGATACTGCGAACTCATGGTGGAACTGGGGGAG TGGGAGAAGGCGTTGTCCGTGGCCCCCGGCGTCTCCATGAAGTACTGGAAGAAGCTCATGCAAAG GAGGGCGGACCAGCTGATGCAGGAGGGCAACAATGATGTCATCCCGTACTGTATCGCCACGGGCGACGTGAAGAAGCTAGTGGGCTTCTTCACCTCCAGGGGGCAGCTGAAGGAGGCTCTGCTGGTGGCACAG GCAGCCTGTGAAGGAAATATCCACGGGCCTCAGAATATGTCCGTCCAACACCCTGTATCAACAGAGAAGGACAACACCGAGATCTATACTgg ACTGCTACATGGAGTGTGTAAAGAACTTGCGGAGTGGTATTTCCAGGATGGCCGAGCAGTGCTGGCAGCCTGCTGTCATCTGGCTGTAGACAACAAAGAG cTGGCGATGGCCAGTCTGATCCGGGGTAATGAATTGgagttggcagtgtgtgtgggttctgTTCTGGGGGACTCGGTCAATCGGGCAACTCACTACGTCCTGGAGCTCCTGGCCAGGAAATACATGACTATGCCCACATG TTTTCCGTGTGTTGGAAACAG gGATCTAGCTGCCCGTCTGCTCATGCTGATTCCTGATAACGAGCTGCTCTTAGCCAGACTGTGTGCCTTTTATCCTGGCAGCACTGCTGAAATCAATGACCTGCATGAAAAG TGTGGTCTGCCAAGCCTGGAGGAGTGTAAAGATCTGGCGGAGACGGCGTGCAGCGAGGGAGACGTCCACCAGGCGGTGAAGTACCACCTGCTCAGCCCCGACCCAGAGAAAGCTCTGCCCATCGGCCTCGCCTACGTCAAAG AGCAGTTGAGCTGTCCTGACTGGACTGTAGACTCTGTCTCTCCCATCCTGGACCTGCTGAGCTACATCAGAACTGACCGACTCCTTCTGACCAAGTGCAGTGA GGATCGTAATGAGTTGCTGATTCTCTGTGGCTATGTCGGGGCGTTGTTGGCCATTGGGAGACAGTACAGCAGTCTCGTCCCAGCCCTGTATGAGTACACGAG TCAACTGTTGAAGAGGAGGGAAGTGGCTGTCCCCCTACAGATTGAACAGCTGTCAGTGGAGCTAGAGGCCTGGAGAgcctgcacacactcactcaacaa AGGAACAGAAGACCTGccctacacacctccaaccGAGGCTCAGAGGGCGGAGTTTAGCCAACTACTCAGACGAATGGGGGAGGAGCCTATGAGAGGCCTGCAGGGCCCAGACTACGTTACGGGCTCCAATCTCCCCAGCCACTCAGATGTGCAGGTCTCCTGCTTTACTGGCCTCAGGATACAG GGGCCAGTGTTCTTCCTGGAGGATGACAAGTCGGCAATTTCGCTCAACGATGCCTTGATGTGGGCCAAGGTGAACCCGTTCTCTCCTTTGGGGACGGGTCTACGTCTCAACCCCTTCTAA
- the wdr17 gene encoding WD repeat-containing protein 17 isoform X2, with protein sequence MSQVKQVGLLAAGCQPWNKDVCAASGDRFAYCATLAIYVYQLDHRYSEFKLRAIMSEHKKTITAISWCPHDPEVFASASTDHLLIVWNVAEQKAVARLDNTKGVPASISWSWNSGDSVAFVSHRGPLYVWAISGPDAGLTVHKEAHSFLSDICLFRWHPLRKGKVVFGHTDGSLSVFQPGSKHQKHVLRPESLEGTDEEDPVTALEWDPLSTDYLLVANMHNGIRLLDCESLTCVTTFSLPSAAASVQCLAWVPSAPGMFITGDSQVGVLRVWNVSRVTPLDNFKLKKTGFHALHVLNSPPAKKGSSSVSPSKTHHTSSTSEAVPPPGLSQNQAFSLPPGHAVCCFLDGGVGLYDMGSRKWDFLRDLGHVETIFDCKFKPDDPNLLATASFDGTIKVWDINTLTAVYTSPGNEGVIYSLSWAPGDLNCVAGGTSRNGAFIWDVKKGKMITRFNEHGKNGIFCIAWSHKDSKRIATCSGDGFCIIRTIDGKVLHKYKHPAAVFGCDWSQNNKDMIATGCEDKNVRVYYLATSSDQPLKVFTGHTAKVFHVRWSPLREGILCSGSDDGTVRIWDYTQDACINVLSGHTAPVRGLMWNSEVPYLLVSGSWDYTIRVWDTRDGTCLDTVYDHGADVYGLTCHPSRPFTMASCSRDSTVRLWSLTPLIAPLLIRILTDHSWDDIIGNTDRAMVPGTPPRLCGKVTRDIKQELDKLSASDARRKKLRWFSECFSPPGGSHNLWDLVAVIDGQDDSLLPPNYGQGIMHMKHLVRFKTSEAQELTIVKMSKFGGGIGAPSKEERLKAAAEIHLRLGQIQRYCELMVELGEWEKALSVAPGVSMKYWKKLMQRRADQLMQEGNNDVIPYCIATGDVKKLVGFFTSRGQLKEALLVAQAACEGNIHGPQNMSVQHPVSTEKDNTEIYTGLLHGVCKELAEWYFQDGRAVLAACCHLAVDNKELAMASLIRGNELELAVCVGSVLGDSVNRATHYVLELLARKYMTMPTWDLAARLLMLIPDNELLLARLCAFYPGSTAEINDLHEKCGLPSLEECKDLAETACSEGDVHQAVKYHLLSPDPEKALPIGLAYVKEQLSCPDWTVDSVSPILDLLSYIRTDRLLLTKCSEDRNELLILCGYVGALLAIGRQYSSLVPALYEYTSQLLKRREVAVPLQIEQLSVELEAWRACTHSLNKGTEDLPYTPPTEAQRAEFSQLLRRMGEEPMRGLQGPDYVTGSNLPSHSDVQVSCFTGLRIQGPVFFLEDDKSAISLNDALMWAKVNPFSPLGTGLRLNPF encoded by the exons ATGTCGCAGGTGAAACAGGTGGGACTGTTGGCTGCCGGTTGCCAGCCATGGAACAAAGACGTGTGTGCAGCCAGTGGAGACAGGTTTGCCTACTGTGCTACGCTCGCTATATACGTATACCAG ctggaccacaggtacAGTGAGTTTAAGCTGAGGGCGATCATGTCGGAGCACAAGAAGACCATCACGGCCATATCGTGGTGTCCACACGACCCGGAGGTCTTCGCCAGCGCCAGCACTGACCACCTCCTCATAGTCTGGAACGTGGCCGAGCAGAAGGCTGTCGCCCGCCTGGACAACACCAAAG GAGTGCCTGCCAGTATCAGCTGGAGCTGGAACTCAGGGGACAGCGTAGCGTTCGTGTCCCACCGCGGGCCGCTCTACGTCTGGGCCATCTCCGGCCCGGACGCCGGCCTCACCGTCCACAAGGAGGCACACAGCTTCCTCTCCGACATCTGCCTGTTCCGCTGGCATCCGCTGAGGAAAGGCAAGGTGGTGTTTGGCCACACTGACGGGAGCCTGTCCGTCTTCCAGCCGG GCTCGAAGCACCAGAAGCACGTGTTGCGCCCGGAGTCTCTGGAAGGGACGGACGAGGAGGACCCGGTGACGGCCCTGGAGTGGGACCCGCTCAGCACGGACTACCTGCTGGTGGCCAACATGCACAACGGCATCCGGCTGCTGGACTGTGAGTCGCTGACGTGTGTGACCACCTTCAGTCTGCCCAGCGCTGCCGCCTCCGTGCAGTGCCTGGCATGGGTGCCCTCAGCACCGGGCATGTTCATCACGGGGG ACTCTCAGGTGGGTGTGCTGAGAGTGTGGAATGTGTCCAGAGTAACACCGCTGGACAACTTCAAGCTGAAGAAGACGGGCTTCCACGCCCTGCACGTTTTAAACTCCCCCCCAGCGAAGAAag GATCCAGCTCAGTCTCCCCGTCTAAGACCCACCACACATCATCGACGAGCGAGGCGGTCCCTCCTCCCGGCCTGTCTCAGAACCAGGCCTTCTCTCTGCCCCCCGGACACGCCGTCTGCTGCTTCCTGGACGGCGGGGTGGGACTGTACGACATGGGCTCCAGAAAATGGGACTTCCTCCGTGACCTG GGTCACGTGGAGACCATATTCGACTGCAAGTTCAAGCCAGACGACCCCAACCTGCTTGCTACAGCCTCCTTCGATGGAACAATCAAAGTGTGGGACATTAACACCCTCACGGCGGTGTACACGTCTCCTGGCAACGAGGGGGTCATCTACTCGCTCTCATGGGCTCCAG GAGACCTGAACTGTGTGGCGGGGGGGACCTCACGGAACGGAGCGTTTATCTGGGACGTCAAAAAAggcaaaatgatcacaagattCAATGAG catGGGAAGAATGGCATCTTTTGCATTGCTTGGAGCCACAAAGATTCCAAAAGAATAGCCACATGCAGTGGGGATGGTTTTTG CATCATTCGGACCATAGATGGCAAAGTGTTACACAAGTACAAGCATCCGGCTGCTGTGTTTGGCTGTGATTGGAGTCAGAATAACAA AGACATGATAGCGACTGGGTGTGAGGACAAGAATGTGAGGGTGTACTATTTGGCCACCAGCTCAGACCAGCCTCTGAAGGTGTTTACGGGCCACACAGCCAAAGTGTTTCACGTGCGTTGGTCTCCTCTCCGAGAGGGGATTCTCTGCAGCGGCTCAGACGATGG gacGGTGCGTATTTGGGACTACACCCAGGATGCCTGCATTAACGTTCTGAGCGGACACACGGCCCCTGTGAGGGGGCTGATGTGGAACTCTGAGGTGCCCTACCTGCTTGTGTCTGGGAGCTGGGACTACACCATCCGTGTGTGGGACACCAGAGATGGGACCTGCCTGGACACTGTCTACGACCACGGGGCTGACGTCTACG GCCTGACGTGTCACCCCAGCCGCCCGTTCACCATGGCCTCCTGCTCCAGAGACTCCACCGTGCGCCTGTGGtccctcactcctctcatcGCCCCCCTACTCATCCGCATCCTCACCGACCACAGCTGGGACGACATCATAGGGAACACGG ATCGGGCGATGGTTCCCGGGACTCCCCCTCGACTCTGTGGGAAGGTCACCAGAGACATCAAGCAGGAGTTGGACAAGCTCTCCGCCAGCGATGCACGGCGGAAGAAACTGCGCTGGTTCTCCGAGTGCTTTTCG CCTCCAGGAGGAAGCCATAACCTGTGGGATCTGGTGGCGGTGATTGACGGGCAAGACGACAGCCTGCTGCCTCCAAATTACGGCCAGGGGATCATGCACATGAAACACCTGGTCCGCTTCAAAACG TCGGAAGCCCAGGAGCTGACCATAGTGAAGATGTCCAAGTTTGGGGGAGGCATCGGCGCACCGAGCAAGGAGGAGCGTCTGAAGGCGGCGGCTGAAATCCACCTGAGACTCGGCCAGATCCAGAGATACTGCGAACTCATGGTGGAACTGGGGGAG TGGGAGAAGGCGTTGTCCGTGGCCCCCGGCGTCTCCATGAAGTACTGGAAGAAGCTCATGCAAAG GAGGGCGGACCAGCTGATGCAGGAGGGCAACAATGATGTCATCCCGTACTGTATCGCCACGGGCGACGTGAAGAAGCTAGTGGGCTTCTTCACCTCCAGGGGGCAGCTGAAGGAGGCTCTGCTGGTGGCACAG GCAGCCTGTGAAGGAAATATCCACGGGCCTCAGAATATGTCCGTCCAACACCCTGTATCAACAGAGAAGGACAACACCGAGATCTATACTgg ACTGCTACATGGAGTGTGTAAAGAACTTGCGGAGTGGTATTTCCAGGATGGCCGAGCAGTGCTGGCAGCCTGCTGTCATCTGGCTGTAGACAACAAAGAG cTGGCGATGGCCAGTCTGATCCGGGGTAATGAATTGgagttggcagtgtgtgtgggttctgTTCTGGGGGACTCGGTCAATCGGGCAACTCACTACGTCCTGGAGCTCCTGGCCAGGAAATACATGACTATGCCCACATG gGATCTAGCTGCCCGTCTGCTCATGCTGATTCCTGATAACGAGCTGCTCTTAGCCAGACTGTGTGCCTTTTATCCTGGCAGCACTGCTGAAATCAATGACCTGCATGAAAAG TGTGGTCTGCCAAGCCTGGAGGAGTGTAAAGATCTGGCGGAGACGGCGTGCAGCGAGGGAGACGTCCACCAGGCGGTGAAGTACCACCTGCTCAGCCCCGACCCAGAGAAAGCTCTGCCCATCGGCCTCGCCTACGTCAAAG AGCAGTTGAGCTGTCCTGACTGGACTGTAGACTCTGTCTCTCCCATCCTGGACCTGCTGAGCTACATCAGAACTGACCGACTCCTTCTGACCAAGTGCAGTGA GGATCGTAATGAGTTGCTGATTCTCTGTGGCTATGTCGGGGCGTTGTTGGCCATTGGGAGACAGTACAGCAGTCTCGTCCCAGCCCTGTATGAGTACACGAG TCAACTGTTGAAGAGGAGGGAAGTGGCTGTCCCCCTACAGATTGAACAGCTGTCAGTGGAGCTAGAGGCCTGGAGAgcctgcacacactcactcaacaa AGGAACAGAAGACCTGccctacacacctccaaccGAGGCTCAGAGGGCGGAGTTTAGCCAACTACTCAGACGAATGGGGGAGGAGCCTATGAGAGGCCTGCAGGGCCCAGACTACGTTACGGGCTCCAATCTCCCCAGCCACTCAGATGTGCAGGTCTCCTGCTTTACTGGCCTCAGGATACAG GGGCCAGTGTTCTTCCTGGAGGATGACAAGTCGGCAATTTCGCTCAACGATGCCTTGATGTGGGCCAAGGTGAACCCGTTCTCTCCTTTGGGGACGGGTCTACGTCTCAACCCCTTCTAA
- the wdr17 gene encoding WD repeat-containing protein 17 isoform X3 produces MSQVKQVGLLAAGCQPWNKDVCAASGDRFAYCATLAIYVYQLDHRYSEFKLRAIMSEHKKTITAISWCPHDPEVFASASTDHLLIVWNVAEQKAVARLDNTKGVPASISWSWNSGDSVAFVSHRGPLYVWAISGPDAGLTVHKEAHSFLSDICLFRWHPLRKGKVVFGHTDGSLSVFQPGSKHQKHVLRPESLEGTDEEDPVTALEWDPLSTDYLLVANMHNGIRLLDCESLTCVTTFSLPSAAASVQCLAWVPSAPGMFITGDSQVGVLRVWNVSRVTPLDNFKLKKTGFHALHVLNSPPAKKGSSSVSPSKTHHTSSTSEAVPPPGLSQNQAFSLPPGHAVCCFLDGGVGLYDMGSRKWDFLRDLGHVETIFDCKFKPDDPNLLATASFDGTIKVWDINTLTAVYTSPGNEGVIYSLSWAPGDLNCVAGGTSRNGAFIWDVKKGKMITRFNEHGKNGIFCIAWSHKDSKRIATCSGDGFCIIRTIDGKVLHKYKHPAAVFGCDWSQNNKDMIATGCEDKNVRVYYLATSSDQPLKVFTGHTAKVFHVRWSPLREGILCSGSDDGTVRIWDYTQDACINVLSGHTAPVRGLMWNSEVPYLLVSGSWDYTIRVWDTRDGTCLDTVYDHGADVYGLTCHPSRPFTMASCSRDSTVRLWSLTPLIAPLLIRILTDHSWDDIIGNTDRAMVPGTPPRLCGKVTRDIKQELDKLSASDARRKKLRWFSECFSPPGGSHNLWDLVAVIDGQDDSLLPPNYGQGIMHMKHLVRFKTSEAQELTIVKMSKFGGGIGAPSKEERLKAAAEIHLRLGQIQRYCELMVELGEWEKALSVAPGVSMKYWKKLMQRRADQLMQEGNNDVIPYCIATGDVKKLVGFFTSRGQLKEALLVAQAACEGNIHGPQNMSVQHPVSTEKDNTEIYTGLLHGVCKELAEWYFQDGRAVLAACCHLAVDNKELAMASLIRGNELELAVCVGSVLGDSVNRATHYVLELLARKYMTMPTWLTLKLTASVLSSPFLVFRVLETGIPSPLSTSLLSLLARSLFT; encoded by the exons ATGTCGCAGGTGAAACAGGTGGGACTGTTGGCTGCCGGTTGCCAGCCATGGAACAAAGACGTGTGTGCAGCCAGTGGAGACAGGTTTGCCTACTGTGCTACGCTCGCTATATACGTATACCAG ctggaccacaggtacAGTGAGTTTAAGCTGAGGGCGATCATGTCGGAGCACAAGAAGACCATCACGGCCATATCGTGGTGTCCACACGACCCGGAGGTCTTCGCCAGCGCCAGCACTGACCACCTCCTCATAGTCTGGAACGTGGCCGAGCAGAAGGCTGTCGCCCGCCTGGACAACACCAAAG GAGTGCCTGCCAGTATCAGCTGGAGCTGGAACTCAGGGGACAGCGTAGCGTTCGTGTCCCACCGCGGGCCGCTCTACGTCTGGGCCATCTCCGGCCCGGACGCCGGCCTCACCGTCCACAAGGAGGCACACAGCTTCCTCTCCGACATCTGCCTGTTCCGCTGGCATCCGCTGAGGAAAGGCAAGGTGGTGTTTGGCCACACTGACGGGAGCCTGTCCGTCTTCCAGCCGG GCTCGAAGCACCAGAAGCACGTGTTGCGCCCGGAGTCTCTGGAAGGGACGGACGAGGAGGACCCGGTGACGGCCCTGGAGTGGGACCCGCTCAGCACGGACTACCTGCTGGTGGCCAACATGCACAACGGCATCCGGCTGCTGGACTGTGAGTCGCTGACGTGTGTGACCACCTTCAGTCTGCCCAGCGCTGCCGCCTCCGTGCAGTGCCTGGCATGGGTGCCCTCAGCACCGGGCATGTTCATCACGGGGG ACTCTCAGGTGGGTGTGCTGAGAGTGTGGAATGTGTCCAGAGTAACACCGCTGGACAACTTCAAGCTGAAGAAGACGGGCTTCCACGCCCTGCACGTTTTAAACTCCCCCCCAGCGAAGAAag GATCCAGCTCAGTCTCCCCGTCTAAGACCCACCACACATCATCGACGAGCGAGGCGGTCCCTCCTCCCGGCCTGTCTCAGAACCAGGCCTTCTCTCTGCCCCCCGGACACGCCGTCTGCTGCTTCCTGGACGGCGGGGTGGGACTGTACGACATGGGCTCCAGAAAATGGGACTTCCTCCGTGACCTG GGTCACGTGGAGACCATATTCGACTGCAAGTTCAAGCCAGACGACCCCAACCTGCTTGCTACAGCCTCCTTCGATGGAACAATCAAAGTGTGGGACATTAACACCCTCACGGCGGTGTACACGTCTCCTGGCAACGAGGGGGTCATCTACTCGCTCTCATGGGCTCCAG GAGACCTGAACTGTGTGGCGGGGGGGACCTCACGGAACGGAGCGTTTATCTGGGACGTCAAAAAAggcaaaatgatcacaagattCAATGAG catGGGAAGAATGGCATCTTTTGCATTGCTTGGAGCCACAAAGATTCCAAAAGAATAGCCACATGCAGTGGGGATGGTTTTTG CATCATTCGGACCATAGATGGCAAAGTGTTACACAAGTACAAGCATCCGGCTGCTGTGTTTGGCTGTGATTGGAGTCAGAATAACAA AGACATGATAGCGACTGGGTGTGAGGACAAGAATGTGAGGGTGTACTATTTGGCCACCAGCTCAGACCAGCCTCTGAAGGTGTTTACGGGCCACACAGCCAAAGTGTTTCACGTGCGTTGGTCTCCTCTCCGAGAGGGGATTCTCTGCAGCGGCTCAGACGATGG gacGGTGCGTATTTGGGACTACACCCAGGATGCCTGCATTAACGTTCTGAGCGGACACACGGCCCCTGTGAGGGGGCTGATGTGGAACTCTGAGGTGCCCTACCTGCTTGTGTCTGGGAGCTGGGACTACACCATCCGTGTGTGGGACACCAGAGATGGGACCTGCCTGGACACTGTCTACGACCACGGGGCTGACGTCTACG GCCTGACGTGTCACCCCAGCCGCCCGTTCACCATGGCCTCCTGCTCCAGAGACTCCACCGTGCGCCTGTGGtccctcactcctctcatcGCCCCCCTACTCATCCGCATCCTCACCGACCACAGCTGGGACGACATCATAGGGAACACGG ATCGGGCGATGGTTCCCGGGACTCCCCCTCGACTCTGTGGGAAGGTCACCAGAGACATCAAGCAGGAGTTGGACAAGCTCTCCGCCAGCGATGCACGGCGGAAGAAACTGCGCTGGTTCTCCGAGTGCTTTTCG CCTCCAGGAGGAAGCCATAACCTGTGGGATCTGGTGGCGGTGATTGACGGGCAAGACGACAGCCTGCTGCCTCCAAATTACGGCCAGGGGATCATGCACATGAAACACCTGGTCCGCTTCAAAACG TCGGAAGCCCAGGAGCTGACCATAGTGAAGATGTCCAAGTTTGGGGGAGGCATCGGCGCACCGAGCAAGGAGGAGCGTCTGAAGGCGGCGGCTGAAATCCACCTGAGACTCGGCCAGATCCAGAGATACTGCGAACTCATGGTGGAACTGGGGGAG TGGGAGAAGGCGTTGTCCGTGGCCCCCGGCGTCTCCATGAAGTACTGGAAGAAGCTCATGCAAAG GAGGGCGGACCAGCTGATGCAGGAGGGCAACAATGATGTCATCCCGTACTGTATCGCCACGGGCGACGTGAAGAAGCTAGTGGGCTTCTTCACCTCCAGGGGGCAGCTGAAGGAGGCTCTGCTGGTGGCACAG GCAGCCTGTGAAGGAAATATCCACGGGCCTCAGAATATGTCCGTCCAACACCCTGTATCAACAGAGAAGGACAACACCGAGATCTATACTgg ACTGCTACATGGAGTGTGTAAAGAACTTGCGGAGTGGTATTTCCAGGATGGCCGAGCAGTGCTGGCAGCCTGCTGTCATCTGGCTGTAGACAACAAAGAG cTGGCGATGGCCAGTCTGATCCGGGGTAATGAATTGgagttggcagtgtgtgtgggttctgTTCTGGGGGACTCGGTCAATCGGGCAACTCACTACGTCCTGGAGCTCCTGGCCAGGAAATACATGACTATGCCCACATG gctGACACTTAAGCTCACTGCATCTGTTCTGTCCTCCCCGTTTCTAGTTTTCCGTGTGTTGGAAACAGGtatcccctctcccctctccacatCGTTACTGTCACTGCTAGCACGGTCATTATTTACATAG